The genomic stretch TACGGCGGCCGGCCCTTTCGGACTCTCAACGTCCTCGACGAGGCGAACCGCGAAGCGCTCGCGATCGAGGTCGGGACCGCGCCAGCCGCCCGCGTCGTGCGCGTGCTCGAGCAGCTCATCGAGCTCTACGGGCGGCCCGAGGCTCTACGCGTCGACAACGGCCCGGAGCTCACGGCCCAGCTCTTCGCCGACTGGTGTCAGCAGCATCGCATCGCGATCCGGTACATCCAGCCCGGCAAGCGATCAGAACGCCTTCATCGAACGCTTCAACCGGACCTACCGCCACGACGTGCTCGACGCGCACCTCTTCGGGTCGGTGCGCGAGGTGCAGCGCCAGACCGACGACTGGCTCGTGACCTACAACGATCACCGGCCGCACGAATCGCTGGGGGACGTCCCGCCCACGCGCTTTCTCCCGCGGCCCCGCACCCCGCCGGAGTCCACCTATGCGTGGTGTCCTCGACCGGGGGGCTTACGGCACCGCCCAGCGTGGTTCAGACTTTGGTCGCGACGAAGTCGACCTGTCCAGTGATCGCGAGCATGTCGTCCCGATACTCACTGGCCGACTTCGAACGAAGCCAGCGTGCCTGACCAATCGATCTCGGGTGGTAGTGCCGACGGCGAACAAGGCGCTCGATGACTCCAGCCATCTTCAATAGCTTGCGACTAGGCCACGAGATCGGCCCATGCATTTGGGCCAGACTGTCAAAGACGAGCCAGCCCTCTTCCGGCCATACTCCGTCCACCCGCAGCCCTGCACATTCCAAGACGTGAACCACACCGTCGGCGCTCAAATGAAAGAGCGACCCGTAGTGATAGGGCTCCAAGAATGCAGCGCTGCCAGCGAACTTCCCTCCTCGCTTCAACACCCGCGCCACCTCGCGCACCGCGAGAAACGGGTTCGTTACATGCTCGAGCACGGCATTGGTAAGGACGTAGTCGAACGCTTGGTCGCCAAAGGGAAGGCAGTGAACATCCCCCAGCAAATCTGCTCCCGACCCCGAAGCGTCGAGTCCAACATATCGGTGTCCCAGTGATTCGACAGGACGGCGATAATCGGCGGTTCCGCAACCCCAATCCAAAACGTCGAGGCCGCTAGCGCCGGCAAGGCGATCAAGCTGGTGACGACTCGTTCGAGTAGTTACATGCCCCGAATATGCCCCGCGCGGTGCGTCAGTGGTCTCGGGAAGCGTAATTCGCCTCTGACAGTTCGCGAAGAGAAGATTCACCTGGCGATCGACAGATGGGCGGAGGTCGGGCCGACCACCCTCACTCTGGAATCGCCTCGAGCACTCCCTGCAGGATAGCTCGGTAGGCCAGGCTCCACTTATCGGCGAATCACAATCGGGACACCTAACCCTGTCTACAAACCACGTCGAAACCACATCTCCTCTACAGCCGACCAGGCTGCATAACACAAGCTGTCACAGATCGACTCCCGTCACGGGTAGTGTCCGATGAAATCCCCGACGTCCTCGAATCGATCGCGCTCCGATCCGTCGGGATTGAGCAGCGCGGGGTCGCATGCACACGTGGAATCGGGGCGCGCAGTGCGATTTATCAAATCCCAGTAGAAGATCCGACCGCACTTCGTACGATTGAGGCAGTGATTCAGAACATCCACGGCTGCACTGCCAGCCCCTTGCCCCGGATAACCCCAGCTGCATACGTGGCATTGCTGTTTGCTCCCCGCGGCATTGTCGTCGTCGTAGCCAAATTCGGTCACCCAGAACACCGTTAGGCAGTCGGTGTGGCCTGCCGTGCAGCAACCATACGCCTGCGCATCATTGATGATGTCCTTCATCGTCTGCACGTTGCCGTAGCGGTGAAATGTGAACACACATTCGATCGTTGAAGTTTCCAGGAGCCCCGGACCACCCCGGCGCAGCAATCGTGATTTGCTTGCCAGCTAGCGCAGCGCCTTCTTTTGCACCACTGAAGCCTGGCACAAGCATCCTGCTCCGCCACTCGCCCGGAGTTTCCTTGCCAGAAGTTGCAGCGGTTACGGTTCACTCCAGAGCCCCCAGGGCGCGGACGATCGGACTATATTTCTTCACGGCTTCGCGGACGAAGTTCCGACAGTGCACCCTATTGCCCAGCGAGGGGCGGCAGCGATTCCGGACGTTTCTCGTCC from bacterium encodes the following:
- a CDS encoding class I SAM-dependent methyltransferase, whose product is MNLLFANCQRRITLPETTDAPRGAYSGHVTTRTSRHQLDRLAGASGLDVLDWGCGTADYRRPVESLGHRYVGLDASGSGADLLGDVHCLPFGDQAFDYVLTNAVLEHVTNPFLAVREVARVLKRGGKFAGSAAFLEPYHYGSLFHLSADGVVHVLECAGLRVDGVWPEEGWLVFDSLAQMHGPISWPSRKLLKMAGVIERLVRRRHYHPRSIGQARWLRSKSASEYRDDMLAITGQVDFVATKV